A genomic region of Pseudoxanthomonas suwonensis contains the following coding sequences:
- a CDS encoding spermine synthase → MKAGASVAAAAAFRPLPGSAVLVLFVVSGFAGLVYQSLWSHYLGLVLGHAAYAQSLVLAIFMGGMALGAWLAARMGLHWTRLLRAYALAEAAIGVLGLAFHPLFLGYLGLSDAVLPALGDGMAGRAYPWLSAALLILPACLLLGATFPLLSAGWLRAAERDRNRGRGQDARVLGGLYFANSLGAAAGALGATFLLLPRLGMPGAMAVAGIANLAVAAAAWWLSQRHECASAPAAAVAAWPEERVAARTGLTRAVLWIALLSGACSFVYEIGWIRLLNQALGTTLHSFELMLAAFLLGLAFGGAWVYRRAPRLADPLRTAALAQVAMGVAALLSLLAFAHSFEWTAALVQSLSRTDGGYRLYLLGSAGIALAVMLPAAFFAGTTLPLFTLALLRTGAGEASIGRLYAANTIGAIVGVLLMVHLLIPLVGVRIGIMLAAGGDVLLGFWLLAHARGELAPRRIAGLALAAAAAFAVVATWGRPDPRAQLSGVFRTGFARLDEGLQVPFLRDGKTATIGVARSPAHGTLSLLTNGKSDGAMSATLQGPPGGDELTMVSLGALPLALHPQPRQVGVIGLGLGLSTHTLLGSDRVQRVETVEIEPMVHAAASRHFAPRIERALHDPRSAIRFDDARRFFASQRRRYDVVVSEPSNPWVSGVASLFTAEFYAFLHGHLAEDGLLVQWLQTYEIDDALLARIVAALLQAFPDAEVYVAQDNDLVVVACRSRCPAADAQRLQATAALARETARVGFDSDAALQLRRIGGRGLLQTYVRALQAEPHSDFHPVVALQGPRTRFRGDRADTLQRLADNGLPVLDLLEGRTPPPAAEPARALPGHGLLLARERAIMLAGALRDGGHASVLALRERDAPAAEAQLQALLGLSRGAVADPATWADAASAMAMATLGHLPADDLRGAWIEPAWIDPSLQPEPVRRMLAMYAAAAARDAAAMRASGEALLQLPQALPPQVQEQALLIAQLGAIGIGRPDEVERLHAGYGVALPHSARLRMVRHFVRIRALELEDGRRAQAAAVQGAGPPR, encoded by the coding sequence ATGAAAGCAGGCGCCAGCGTCGCCGCAGCGGCCGCCTTCCGCCCCCTGCCCGGCTCGGCGGTCCTGGTCCTGTTCGTCGTCTCCGGCTTCGCCGGGCTGGTGTACCAGTCGCTGTGGTCGCACTACCTGGGCCTGGTGCTGGGCCATGCCGCCTACGCGCAGAGCCTGGTGCTGGCGATCTTCATGGGCGGGATGGCGCTGGGCGCGTGGCTGGCGGCGCGGATGGGCCTGCACTGGACCCGGCTGCTGCGCGCCTACGCGCTGGCAGAGGCCGCCATCGGCGTGCTCGGCCTGGCCTTCCATCCGCTGTTCCTCGGCTACCTGGGCCTGTCGGACGCGGTGCTGCCGGCGCTCGGCGACGGGATGGCCGGACGCGCGTATCCGTGGCTGTCGGCGGCGCTGCTGATCCTGCCGGCCTGCCTGCTGCTCGGCGCGACCTTCCCCCTGCTCAGCGCCGGCTGGCTGCGTGCCGCGGAGCGCGACCGCAATCGTGGCCGGGGCCAGGACGCGCGCGTGCTCGGCGGGCTGTATTTCGCCAACAGCCTGGGCGCGGCGGCGGGCGCGCTCGGCGCGACCTTCCTGCTGCTGCCGCGGCTGGGCATGCCCGGGGCGATGGCCGTGGCCGGCATCGCCAACCTGGCGGTGGCCGCGGCCGCGTGGTGGCTGTCGCAGCGCCACGAGTGCGCGTCCGCCCCTGCGGCGGCCGTCGCTGCGTGGCCGGAGGAACGCGTGGCGGCGCGTACCGGGCTGACGCGCGCAGTGCTGTGGATCGCGCTGCTGTCGGGCGCCTGCTCGTTCGTCTACGAGATCGGCTGGATCCGCCTGCTCAACCAGGCGCTGGGCACGACCCTGCACAGCTTCGAACTGATGCTGGCCGCGTTCCTGCTGGGCCTGGCCTTCGGCGGCGCCTGGGTCTACCGGCGCGCGCCGCGGCTGGCCGATCCGCTGCGCACCGCGGCGCTGGCACAGGTTGCGATGGGCGTGGCCGCGCTGCTGTCGCTGCTCGCCTTCGCCCACTCGTTCGAATGGACCGCGGCGCTGGTGCAGTCGCTGTCGCGCACCGACGGCGGCTACCGGCTGTACCTGCTCGGCAGCGCCGGCATCGCGCTGGCGGTGATGCTGCCGGCCGCGTTCTTCGCCGGTACCACGTTGCCATTGTTCACTCTGGCCCTGCTCCGCACCGGCGCCGGCGAGGCGTCGATCGGCCGGCTGTACGCCGCCAATACCATCGGCGCCATCGTCGGCGTGCTGCTGATGGTCCACCTGCTGATCCCGCTGGTCGGCGTGCGCATCGGCATCATGCTGGCCGCCGGCGGCGACGTGCTGCTCGGCTTCTGGCTGCTCGCGCACGCCCGCGGCGAACTGGCGCCACGCCGGATCGCCGGGCTGGCGCTGGCCGCGGCCGCTGCCTTCGCGGTGGTGGCGACGTGGGGGCGGCCCGATCCGCGCGCGCAGCTGTCCGGCGTGTTCCGCACCGGCTTCGCCCGGCTCGACGAGGGGCTGCAGGTGCCGTTCCTGCGCGACGGCAAGACCGCGACGATCGGCGTCGCCCGCTCGCCGGCGCACGGGACGCTGTCGCTGCTGACCAACGGCAAGTCCGACGGCGCGATGTCGGCCACCCTGCAGGGGCCACCCGGTGGCGATGAGCTGACCATGGTCAGCCTCGGCGCGCTGCCGCTGGCGCTGCACCCGCAGCCGCGGCAGGTCGGGGTGATCGGCCTGGGCCTGGGCCTGTCGACCCACACCCTGCTGGGCAGCGACCGCGTGCAGCGGGTGGAGACGGTGGAGATCGAGCCGATGGTCCACGCCGCCGCCTCGCGCCATTTCGCCCCGCGCATCGAGCGCGCGCTGCACGACCCGCGCTCGGCGATCCGTTTCGACGACGCACGGCGTTTCTTCGCCAGCCAGCGGCGCCGCTACGACGTCGTCGTCTCCGAACCGTCCAACCCCTGGGTCAGCGGCGTCGCCAGCCTGTTCACGGCCGAGTTCTACGCGTTCCTGCACGGGCACCTGGCCGAGGACGGGCTGCTGGTGCAGTGGCTGCAGACCTACGAGATCGACGACGCGCTGCTGGCGCGGATCGTGGCCGCGCTGCTGCAGGCATTCCCGGACGCGGAGGTATACGTGGCGCAGGACAACGACCTGGTGGTGGTCGCCTGCCGCAGTCGCTGCCCGGCCGCCGATGCGCAGCGCCTGCAAGCGACCGCGGCGCTGGCGCGCGAGACCGCGCGGGTCGGCTTCGACAGCGATGCCGCGCTGCAGCTGCGCCGGATCGGCGGACGCGGGCTGCTGCAGACCTACGTCCGCGCGCTGCAGGCCGAGCCGCACAGCGACTTCCACCCGGTCGTGGCCCTGCAGGGACCGCGCACCCGCTTCCGCGGCGACCGCGCCGACACCCTGCAGCGCCTGGCCGACAACGGCCTGCCGGTGCTGGACCTGCTGGAGGGGCGCACCCCGCCGCCGGCCGCCGAGCCCGCCCGCGCCCTGCCCGGCCACGGCCTGCTGCTGGCGCGCGAACGGGCGATCATGCTGGCCGGCGCGCTGCGCGACGGCGGCCACGCCAGCGTCCTGGCCCTGCGCGAACGCGACGCGCCCGCCGCCGAGGCTCAGTTGCAGGCGCTGCTGGGCCTGTCGCGCGGCGCGGTGGCCGACCCGGCCACCTGGGCCGACGCCGCGTCGGCCATGGCGATGGCCACGCTCGGGCACCTGCCCGCCGACGACCTGCGCGGCGCCTGGATCGAACCGGCCTGGATCGATCCGTCGCTGCAACCGGAACCGGTGCGGCGCATGCTGGCGATGTACGCCGCCGCCGCCGCCCGCGACGCGGCGGCCATGCGCGCCAGCGGCGAAGCGTTGCTGCAGCTGCCACAGGCGTTGCCGCCGCAGGTGCAGGAACAGGCGCTGCTGATCGCCCAGCTCGGCGCCATCGGCATCGGCCGGCCGGACGAGGTGGAACGGCTGCACGCCGGCTACGGCGTGGCGCTGCCGCACAGCGCGCGGCTGCGCATGGTCCGGCACTTCGTGCGGATCCGCGCGCTGGAACTGGAGGACGGGCGCCGCGCGCAGGCGGCGGCGGTTCAGGGCGCCGGGCCGCCGCGGTAG
- a CDS encoding PP2C family protein-serine/threonine phosphatase translates to MIEFGHLTHVGLRRQLNEDTYYGDGELGLWLVADGMGGHACGEVASALARETIVREIRSGTPLTQAIRIADEEIIRVSRRRNDALPMGTTVVAARVQGQRFEVAWVGDSRAYLWRDGKLAQLSQDHSYVQDLIAQGTLTPEQARSHPHRNVVTQALGVTDPNHLNVSTMAGELRPGMQLLLCSDGLTEEVDDQRIANALGEQECSAQECVDTLVAAALDGGGSDNVTAVLVRCQ, encoded by the coding sequence ATGATCGAATTCGGACACCTGACCCATGTCGGCCTGCGCCGCCAGCTCAACGAGGACACCTACTACGGCGACGGCGAACTGGGATTGTGGCTGGTGGCCGACGGCATGGGCGGGCACGCCTGCGGCGAGGTGGCCAGCGCCCTGGCCCGCGAGACCATCGTCCGCGAGATCCGCAGCGGCACCCCGCTGACCCAGGCCATCCGTATCGCCGACGAGGAGATCATCCGGGTCTCGCGCCGGCGCAACGACGCCCTGCCGATGGGCACCACCGTGGTCGCCGCGCGGGTCCAGGGCCAGCGCTTCGAGGTGGCCTGGGTCGGCGACAGCCGCGCCTACCTGTGGCGCGACGGCAAGCTGGCCCAGCTCAGCCAGGACCACAGCTACGTGCAGGACCTGATCGCGCAGGGCACGCTGACCCCCGAGCAGGCCCGCTCGCACCCGCACCGCAACGTGGTCACCCAGGCGCTGGGCGTGACCGACCCGAACCACCTGAACGTATCGACCATGGCCGGCGAACTGCGCCCGGGGATGCAGCTGCTGCTGTGCAGCGACGGGCTGACCGAGGAGGTGGACGACCAGCGCATCGCCAACGCGCTGGGCGAGCAGGAGTGCAGCGCCCAGGAATGCGTGGACACGCTGGTCGCCGCGGCCCTGGACGGCGGCGGCTCGGACAACGTCACCGCGGTGCTGGTGCGCTGCCAGTAG
- the dnaQ gene encoding DNA polymerase III subunit epsilon gives MRQIILDTETTGLEWKKGNRVVEIGCVELLERRPSGRNFHRYLKPDCEFEAGAQEVTGLTLEFLADKPPFEDVVDEFLAYIDGAELIIHNAAFDLGFLDYELSRLGDGYGRIADRASVVDTLRLARERFPGQRNSLDALCKRLGVDNSHRQLHGALLDAQILADVYVALTSGQEEIGFGEAQAASQPAAVASFAPVAGERPRIAASPAEREAHLRRMETLRKKAGRALWDESEAAAEPALAG, from the coding sequence ATGCGCCAGATCATCCTCGATACCGAAACCACCGGCCTGGAATGGAAGAAGGGCAACCGCGTGGTCGAGATCGGCTGCGTTGAACTGCTGGAGCGGCGCCCGAGCGGGCGCAACTTCCACCGCTACCTGAAACCGGATTGCGAGTTCGAGGCCGGCGCGCAGGAAGTCACCGGACTGACCCTGGAGTTCCTCGCCGACAAGCCGCCGTTCGAGGACGTGGTCGACGAGTTCCTCGCCTACATCGACGGCGCCGAGCTGATCATCCACAACGCTGCCTTCGATCTGGGCTTCCTGGACTACGAACTGTCGCGGCTGGGCGACGGCTATGGGCGCATCGCCGACCGGGCCAGCGTGGTCGACACCTTGCGACTGGCGCGCGAGCGGTTCCCGGGACAGCGCAATTCGCTGGACGCGCTGTGCAAGCGGCTGGGCGTGGACAACTCGCACCGGCAACTGCATGGTGCGCTGCTCGACGCGCAGATCCTGGCTGACGTCTACGTCGCCCTGACCTCCGGCCAGGAGGAGATCGGCTTCGGCGAGGCGCAGGCCGCGTCGCAGCCGGCCGCGGTGGCAAGCTTCGCCCCGGTGGCCGGTGAGCGCCCGCGCATCGCCGCGTCGCCGGCCGAACGGGAGGCGCACCTGCGGCGGATGGAGACGCTGCGCAAGAAGGCCGGGCGTGCGCTGTGGGACGAATCCGAGGCAGCCGCGGAGCCGGCCCTGGCCGGCTGA
- the rnhA gene encoding ribonuclease HI has protein sequence MKTIEIHTDGACLGNPGPGGWAALLRYNAHERELAGGEADSTNNRMELTAAIMALETLREPCVVALYTDSQYVRQGITEWMPGWVRRGWKTAGGDPVKNRDLWERLHAAAARHRVEWHWVKGHAGNPDNERVDLLARAAAQQVRDASAVN, from the coding sequence ATGAAGACGATCGAGATCCACACCGACGGCGCCTGCCTGGGCAATCCCGGCCCCGGCGGCTGGGCCGCGCTGCTGCGCTACAACGCCCACGAGCGCGAACTGGCTGGCGGCGAGGCGGACAGCACCAACAACCGCATGGAACTGACCGCCGCGATCATGGCCCTGGAGACGCTGCGCGAGCCGTGCGTGGTGGCGCTGTACACCGATTCGCAGTACGTGCGCCAGGGCATCACCGAATGGATGCCGGGCTGGGTGCGCCGCGGCTGGAAGACCGCCGGCGGCGATCCGGTGAAGAACCGCGACCTGTGGGAGCGGCTGCATGCGGCCGCCGCCCGCCACCGGGTGGAGTGGCACTGGGTCAAGGGCCATGCCGGCAATCCGGACAACGAGCGTGTGGACCTGCTGGCGCGAGCCGCCGCCCAGCAGGTACGCGACGCGAGCGCGGTAAACTGA
- the gloB gene encoding hydroxyacylglutathione hydrolase, which produces MRLSALPAFEDNYIWVLRDARRALLVDPGDASPVLAAARDGLEPAAILLTHHHPDHCAGVPALLERWPGLPVYAPDDARIELASERVGDGTRLQLLGWQAQVLAVPGHTRSHVAYVVEGHLFCGDTLFSLGCGRLFEGTPAQMLGSLQRLAALPGDTRVCCGHEYTLANAGFACEVEPGNPALAARRAEAVQQRASGVPTLPTTLDDERACNPFLRCAVPAVREAAARHLGRAPADEVETFAVLRGWKDGFRA; this is translated from the coding sequence ATGCGACTGAGCGCTCTGCCCGCATTCGAGGACAACTACATCTGGGTCCTGCGGGACGCGCGGCGCGCGCTGCTGGTGGATCCAGGCGACGCGTCGCCGGTGCTGGCCGCCGCCCGAGACGGCCTGGAGCCGGCCGCGATCCTCCTCACCCACCACCACCCCGACCACTGCGCCGGCGTGCCCGCGCTGCTGGAACGCTGGCCCGGGTTGCCGGTGTACGCGCCGGACGACGCGCGGATCGAGCTGGCCAGCGAACGGGTCGGCGACGGTACCCGCTTGCAGCTGCTCGGTTGGCAGGCGCAGGTGCTCGCCGTGCCGGGGCATACGCGCAGCCACGTGGCCTACGTGGTGGAAGGCCACCTGTTCTGCGGCGACACGCTGTTCAGCCTGGGCTGCGGGCGCCTGTTCGAGGGCACGCCGGCGCAGATGCTCGGCTCGCTGCAGCGACTGGCGGCGTTGCCCGGCGACACCCGGGTCTGCTGCGGCCATGAGTACACGCTCGCCAACGCCGGATTCGCCTGCGAGGTCGAACCCGGCAATCCGGCACTGGCGGCGCGCCGCGCCGAGGCAGTGCAACAACGCGCCTCGGGCGTGCCGACCCTGCCGACGACGCTGGACGACGAACGCGCTTGCAATCCATTCCTGCGCTGCGCGGTGCCGGCGGTGCGCGAAGCCGCCGCACGCCACCTCGGCCGCGCACCGGCCGACGAGGTTGAGACCTTCGCCGTCCTTCGCGGCTGGAAGGACGGCTTCCGCGCATGA
- a CDS encoding transglycosylase SLT domain-containing protein → MSPDRGLALCCALAVAALVLPGCTGAPSRPVAPDAGTPVSAPEAAAADIQPEESSPPAAAQGDHIVLPPPPSTATGLSIYDAFRGGLAEPQCGNAQPRWHKHFAHAPRRLGDPGSDTLALFGHVVETLREARLPTEFALIPFIESGYAPGARSKAGPAGLWQFIGVTARHHGLRIEPGYDARLSPAESTRAAVQYLKTLYDRFDGNWRLTAMAYNAGEYRVLQALRHSGGDAAGVAPGSIRGLPPVTYAYVEKLHALACLIEEAGEQPQWRAGLDHPVPRLQARALEDARSLDAWAARHGQDPATLRRLNPALAGRWPSRDTPWALVPETATASGATAAATAAGMAGAAADPQAATHTVRKGDSAWSIARRYGVSPRHLLELNGLRADSVLRPGMVLRVQ, encoded by the coding sequence ATGAGTCCGGATCGCGGCCTGGCCTTGTGCTGCGCACTGGCGGTGGCGGCCTTGGTACTACCGGGCTGCACCGGCGCGCCGTCGCGGCCGGTCGCGCCGGATGCCGGCACGCCGGTGAGCGCGCCCGAGGCCGCGGCAGCGGATATCCAGCCGGAGGAATCGTCCCCGCCGGCCGCGGCGCAGGGCGATCACATCGTCTTGCCTCCGCCCCCGTCCACCGCGACCGGCCTGTCCATCTACGACGCGTTCCGCGGTGGCCTGGCCGAGCCGCAGTGCGGCAACGCCCAGCCGCGCTGGCACAAGCATTTCGCGCACGCGCCGCGGCGCCTGGGCGATCCCGGTTCGGACACGCTGGCGCTGTTCGGGCATGTCGTGGAAACGCTGCGCGAAGCGCGGCTGCCGACCGAGTTCGCCCTGATCCCGTTCATCGAGAGCGGCTACGCGCCGGGTGCACGCAGCAAGGCCGGCCCGGCCGGGCTGTGGCAATTCATCGGCGTCACCGCGCGCCACCATGGATTGCGCATCGAGCCCGGCTACGACGCACGGCTGTCGCCCGCCGAGTCCACCCGCGCAGCCGTGCAGTACCTGAAGACGCTGTACGACCGGTTCGACGGCAACTGGCGGCTCACCGCCATGGCCTACAACGCGGGCGAATACCGCGTGCTGCAGGCGCTGCGGCACAGCGGCGGCGACGCGGCGGGCGTCGCGCCCGGCAGCATCAGGGGCCTGCCGCCGGTGACCTATGCCTATGTCGAGAAGCTGCATGCGCTGGCCTGCCTGATCGAAGAGGCCGGCGAGCAGCCGCAATGGCGCGCGGGCCTCGATCACCCGGTGCCGCGACTGCAGGCCCGGGCGCTGGAGGACGCGCGGTCGCTGGATGCGTGGGCGGCCAGGCACGGCCAGGACCCGGCCACGCTGCGGCGCCTCAACCCTGCCCTGGCCGGACGCTGGCCCAGCCGCGACACGCCGTGGGCGCTGGTGCCGGAAACGGCAACGGCGTCCGGTGCCACGGCCGCCGCCACCGCCGCGGGTATGGCCGGCGCCGCAGCCGATCCGCAGGCCGCGACGCACACCGTGCGCAAGGGCGATTCGGCCTGGAGCATCGCGCGACGCTACGGCGTCAGTCCGCGCCACCTGCTCGAACTGAACGGATTGCGCGCCGACAGCGTGCTGCGTCCGGGAATGGTGCTGCGGGTGCAGTGA